The Mucilaginibacter yixingensis genome window below encodes:
- a CDS encoding bifunctional 2-polyprenyl-6-hydroxyphenol methylase/3-demethylubiquinol 3-O-methyltransferase UbiG: MTSNLQQLYGNIDIYLFDQLLKGTYNQCKKVLDADCGGGRNLIYFLQNGYEVYGIDPNPSAVAAVQELAASLSPVNEGNFTVASAEHLPLADHSFDLVISSAVLHFAKNPEHFDDMLHSMWRVLKPGGYFFARLASDIGIETLVRPLDNGRYLLPDGSERFLVNQQMLLNYTESLNARLHEPIKTTNVQNLRCMTTWCLQKI; this comes from the coding sequence ATGACATCCAACCTGCAGCAACTTTACGGCAATATAGATATCTATCTTTTTGATCAGCTGCTTAAAGGCACTTATAATCAATGCAAAAAAGTGCTCGACGCAGATTGTGGCGGTGGACGCAACCTGATTTATTTTCTGCAGAATGGTTATGAGGTGTATGGCATTGATCCCAATCCAAGCGCGGTAGCGGCGGTTCAGGAACTGGCAGCTTCATTATCGCCTGTTAATGAAGGGAACTTTACCGTCGCATCAGCAGAGCATCTGCCCCTTGCAGATCATTCTTTTGACCTGGTGATTAGCAGTGCGGTGCTTCACTTCGCTAAAAATCCGGAACATTTTGACGATATGCTCCACTCGATGTGGCGGGTACTGAAACCCGGCGGCTATTTTTTTGCCAGGCTGGCCTCAGATATAGGTATTGAAACCCTGGTGCGTCCCCTGGATAATGGGCGTTATTTATTGCCTGATGGCAGCGAGCGTTTTCTTGTGAATCAGCAGATGCTCCTGAACTATACCGAAAGCCTGAACGCGCGGCTGCATGAACCCATCAAAACAACCAATGTGCAGAACCTGCGATGTATGACCACCTGGTGCCTGCAAAAAATCTGA
- a CDS encoding glycoside hydrolase family 31 protein codes for MNIKFYCAVMLLSLAGYAAGFAQNSPVKKTGNVKNVTIDGQQISLTTDNAWAQITVYSPDVIRIRMDKQQLTPDFSYAVIEQPQKVKASITQDASQISIVTDSLKAVIGKAPFSVTFYTPDGKVINQDETGLATSWVNESVTTYKKMQEGERFVGLGEKTGDLDRRGSGYTNWNTDSFGYSTGQDPIYSTIPFYIGIHHGLNYGIFLDNTYQSDFNFGASNNRFSSFGARGGEMNYYFIYHKHLADIITSYTALTGRMKMPPLWSLGYQQNRYSYYPETEVMRIAQTLREKQIPADGITLDIHYMDHYKVFTWDKARFPDPRKMTDKLKEMGFKITVIVDPGVKVEKGYGTYERGLAANIFAKYPDSTNYTGEVWPGWCHFPDFTNPKARAWWGTELKKYGEDGVSGIWNDMNEIATWGQKTPDNILYDYDGRQASNLQAHNVYALNMARASYEGAKEAFGKRPFVLTRAGYAGFQRYSAMWTGDNRAEDSHMLLGVRLLSSLGLSGVAFTGMDIGGFTGNGTPSLFARWVQIGAFNPYFRNHTAVNTKSAEPWSFGEEVTEISRNYVNLRYRLLPYLYSTFYEATQNGHPVVRSLAIDYTFDQNIYNTLFQNQYLFGHAFLVAPFEGGAQYGKVYFPAGKWYDLYNDEVQTGSQQKIIDVKMNKLPVYVKESSIIPMQSLIQSTAQQPTDTLTIHIYQGNANNSFTYYEDDGESYKYEQGDYYKRLISYDAAKHSITLAKPEGSLSSKFKNIKLVMHGFGGTFKMGGKALNVKDDFSSMIQPISRFDPQGSDNPVEGAKVKSAVIKNTSEQITISY; via the coding sequence ATGAATATCAAATTCTACTGTGCTGTAATGTTACTGTCGCTGGCCGGATACGCTGCGGGTTTTGCCCAAAATAGTCCGGTGAAGAAGACGGGCAACGTAAAGAACGTGACGATAGATGGCCAGCAGATCTCGCTGACAACCGATAATGCCTGGGCGCAGATCACGGTGTACAGCCCCGATGTGATCCGCATCAGGATGGATAAACAGCAGTTGACGCCCGATTTCTCTTACGCGGTTATCGAGCAGCCGCAAAAGGTGAAGGCCAGCATTACGCAGGATGCCAGCCAGATCAGCATCGTTACAGATTCGCTGAAGGCGGTGATAGGTAAGGCGCCTTTCTCGGTAACCTTTTACACCCCTGACGGCAAGGTGATCAACCAGGATGAAACCGGACTGGCTACCTCATGGGTAAACGAATCGGTAACCACTTATAAAAAAATGCAAGAGGGCGAACGCTTCGTTGGCCTGGGCGAAAAAACCGGCGATCTTGATCGCCGCGGCAGTGGGTATACCAACTGGAATACCGATTCTTTCGGTTACTCAACCGGGCAAGATCCTATTTACAGCACCATTCCGTTCTATATCGGTATTCACCACGGCCTTAACTATGGCATCTTCCTGGATAATACCTACCAAAGCGATTTTAACTTTGGTGCCAGCAATAACCGCTTCTCATCTTTTGGGGCGCGCGGCGGTGAGATGAACTATTATTTCATCTACCATAAACATCTGGCCGATATCATTACCTCATACACTGCCCTAACCGGCCGGATGAAAATGCCGCCGCTCTGGAGCCTGGGCTACCAGCAGAACCGTTACAGTTACTATCCCGAGACCGAGGTGATGCGCATTGCCCAAACGCTGCGCGAAAAGCAGATTCCGGCTGATGGTATTACGCTGGATATCCATTACATGGATCATTACAAAGTGTTTACCTGGGATAAAGCCCGGTTCCCCGATCCGCGTAAAATGACGGACAAGCTGAAGGAGATGGGTTTCAAAATAACCGTAATTGTTGACCCTGGTGTTAAGGTAGAGAAAGGCTACGGTACCTACGAGCGTGGCCTGGCCGCCAACATTTTTGCCAAATACCCTGACAGTACCAATTACACCGGCGAGGTTTGGCCAGGCTGGTGCCATTTCCCTGATTTTACAAATCCAAAAGCCAGGGCCTGGTGGGGTACCGAACTGAAAAAATACGGCGAAGACGGTGTAAGCGGCATCTGGAACGATATGAACGAGATTGCCACCTGGGGACAAAAAACGCCCGACAATATTCTTTATGATTATGATGGCCGCCAGGCATCTAACCTGCAGGCGCACAATGTTTACGCCCTCAACATGGCACGCGCCAGTTATGAGGGTGCTAAGGAAGCTTTTGGCAAACGCCCATTTGTGCTAACAAGGGCAGGTTATGCGGGCTTCCAAAGATACTCGGCCATGTGGACCGGAGATAACCGGGCCGAAGACAGCCACATGCTTTTAGGCGTGCGTTTGTTAAGTAGTCTTGGTTTAAGTGGTGTGGCCTTTACCGGCATGGACATCGGCGGTTTCACCGGTAACGGCACACCATCTTTATTTGCCCGCTGGGTGCAGATCGGTGCTTTTAATCCTTATTTCCGCAATCACACGGCGGTGAACACCAAATCGGCAGAGCCATGGTCGTTCGGCGAGGAGGTGACCGAGATCTCCCGTAATTACGTCAACCTGCGTTACCGTTTGCTGCCATACCTGTACAGCACATTTTATGAGGCCACGCAGAATGGGCATCCGGTGGTGCGCTCGCTGGCTATTGATTATACCTTCGATCAGAACATCTATAACACGTTGTTCCAGAATCAGTACTTGTTTGGTCATGCCTTCCTTGTGGCGCCGTTTGAGGGCGGTGCACAGTATGGTAAAGTCTATTTCCCGGCAGGTAAATGGTATGATCTGTATAACGATGAGGTGCAAACAGGCAGCCAGCAGAAAATCATCGACGTGAAGATGAACAAGCTGCCGGTTTACGTAAAAGAGAGCAGCATAATCCCTATGCAATCGCTCATCCAAAGCACAGCCCAACAACCAACCGATACGCTGACCATCCACATCTATCAAGGTAACGCCAACAACAGCTTTACCTATTATGAAGATGACGGCGAAAGCTATAAATACGAGCAGGGCGATTATTACAAACGCCTCATTAGCTATGATGCGGCCAAACACAGCATCACGCTAGCCAAGCCAGAGGGCAGCCTGTCGTCTAAATTTAAAAATATCAAATTGGTAATGCACGGCTTTGGCGGTACCTTTAAAATGGGCGGTAAAGCGCTGAATGTAAAAGACGATTTTTCATCGATGATTCAACCCATCTCGCGCTTTGATCCGCAAGGCTCAGATAACCCGGTTGAGGGAGCAAAAGTGAAAAGTGCCGTTATCAAAAATACATCAGAACAAATTACCATCAGCTACTAA
- a CDS encoding glycoside hydrolase family 13 protein, with protein sequence MKIRLFITFILLSLTGNLWAQGLPALERIEPMFWWAGMKNPKLQLIVHGKGIAQSSVVLAYPGVKLAAVHKVDNPNYLFLDLLISPSAKAGAFTINFKKASGNLSYRYELKQRDRSPNRAQGVTSKDLIYLLMPDRFSNGDPSNDVVASMRETTLNRDSMYYRHGGDLQGIINHLDYLKDLGATAIWLTPEIENDEPHASYHGYAVTDHYKVDPRYGTNALYKELVDKAHAMGLKIVKDLVHNHVGTEHWFIKDMPMKSWVHQWPQYTQSNFRDAAVMDPHASAADRKVMQDGWFDHSMADLNESNPYVQNYLTQNHIWWVEYAGVDGFRLDTYPYNDPAYMADWARKVKAEFPRLSIFGETLVWSVANQAYFTQSNTVNRGFDTQLPGVTDSQIKDAIAEALNGKEGWTDGVNRLYSVLAQDFLYQDATRNTVFLDNHDMSRFLSIVGDDFTKFKSGMAMLLTMRGVPQLYYGDEILMKNLSDPDGKVRLDFPGGWPGDKADKFTAQGRTEKENEAFNYIRTLANYRKTSTALQTGKLMQFIPQNGVYAYFRYDAQQTIMVIYNSTDKETTANTSRYSERTTGFNSATNIITGRQLSNFTQLTIPAKTTLVFELRR encoded by the coding sequence ATGAAGATCAGGCTATTCATCACCTTTATATTACTATCCTTAACCGGAAACCTTTGGGCGCAAGGCTTACCGGCGCTGGAGAGGATAGAACCCATGTTTTGGTGGGCAGGGATGAAGAACCCCAAACTGCAATTGATTGTGCACGGTAAAGGCATTGCGCAAAGCAGCGTTGTTCTGGCTTATCCCGGTGTTAAGCTGGCTGCCGTACATAAGGTGGACAACCCTAATTACCTGTTCTTAGATCTGCTGATCTCGCCATCGGCCAAAGCCGGCGCTTTTACCATCAACTTCAAAAAAGCCAGTGGCAACCTGAGCTATCGCTATGAATTGAAACAGCGCGACCGCTCACCAAACAGGGCGCAAGGCGTGACCAGCAAAGATTTGATCTACCTGCTGATGCCTGATCGTTTCAGCAATGGCGATCCGTCTAACGATGTGGTAGCCAGCATGCGCGAAACCACACTGAATCGAGATAGCATGTATTATCGTCATGGTGGCGATTTGCAGGGCATCATCAATCACCTGGATTATCTGAAAGATTTGGGTGCAACTGCCATCTGGCTTACGCCGGAGATTGAGAATGACGAGCCCCATGCCTCATACCACGGCTACGCCGTGACAGATCATTACAAGGTCGACCCGCGTTATGGTACCAACGCACTGTATAAAGAGCTGGTAGACAAAGCGCATGCCATGGGCTTGAAAATAGTAAAAGACCTGGTGCACAACCACGTGGGTACCGAGCATTGGTTTATTAAAGATATGCCGATGAAAAGTTGGGTGCACCAATGGCCGCAATACACCCAATCAAACTTCAGGGATGCGGCGGTGATGGACCCTCATGCCTCGGCTGCGGACCGTAAAGTGATGCAGGACGGCTGGTTTGACCACAGCATGGCCGACTTGAACGAGAGCAACCCTTACGTGCAAAACTACCTCACCCAAAACCACATCTGGTGGGTAGAGTATGCCGGGGTAGATGGTTTCAGGCTCGATACTTATCCCTATAATGATCCGGCCTACATGGCCGATTGGGCGCGTAAGGTAAAGGCAGAGTTTCCCCGCTTGTCTATTTTTGGAGAGACCCTGGTTTGGAGTGTGGCCAACCAGGCCTATTTTACGCAGAGCAATACCGTTAACCGCGGTTTTGACACGCAATTGCCCGGCGTAACCGACTCACAAATAAAAGATGCCATTGCCGAAGCGCTGAACGGTAAAGAAGGCTGGACCGATGGCGTTAATCGCCTGTACTCGGTATTGGCTCAGGATTTTTTATACCAGGATGCAACACGCAATACCGTATTTCTGGATAACCATGATATGAGCCGGTTCCTGTCCATCGTGGGCGATGATTTTACCAAGTTTAAATCGGGCATGGCCATGTTGCTCACCATGCGTGGTGTGCCCCAGCTTTATTATGGGGACGAGATCTTGATGAAAAATCTCTCTGATCCCGACGGCAAAGTGCGCCTGGATTTTCCGGGCGGCTGGCCGGGCGATAAGGCCGACAAGTTTACCGCTCAGGGTCGTACTGAAAAAGAAAACGAAGCTTTCAATTATATCCGCACGCTGGCCAATTATCGTAAAACCAGCACTGCGCTGCAAACCGGTAAGCTGATGCAATTTATCCCGCAAAACGGGGTTTATGCCTACTTTAGGTATGATGCGCAGCAAACCATCATGGTTATTTACAACAGTACCGATAAGGAAACCACCGCAAATACCTCCCGCTATAGCGAACGAACGACCGGCTTTAACAGCGCCACCAACATTATTACCGGCCGGCAGCTAAGCAATTTTACACAGTTAACTATCCCCGCTAAAACCACATTAGTTTTTGAATTGAGGAGATGA
- a CDS encoding LLM class flavin-dependent oxidoreductase, with protein MKKIGFLSFGHWSEHPAYQTQTAGDTLLQSIDLAVAAEEIGLDGAYFRVHHFARQLASPFPLLSAIGAKTSKIEIGTGVIDMRYENPMYMVEDAGAADLISGGRLQLGISRGSPEQVIDGWRYFGYEPEEGETDADMGRRKALEFLDMLRGEGFAQPNPYPMFPNPPGLLRVEPHSEGLLERIWWGAGSNATAVWAAENGMFLQSSTLKDDESGKPFHIQQAEQIRLYKEAWKAAGHQREPRVSVSRSIFALVTDNDRYYFGQQGKSADTFGFIEANKRAVFGRSYAAEPDELIKQLAQDEAIKEADTLLLTIPNTLGVDYNVHVLSAILEHVAPALGWR; from the coding sequence ATGAAGAAAATAGGATTTTTATCATTTGGCCATTGGTCTGAGCATCCGGCCTATCAAACCCAAACGGCAGGGGATACCTTGCTGCAGTCTATTGACCTGGCGGTAGCCGCGGAAGAGATTGGTTTGGATGGCGCTTACTTCCGGGTACATCATTTTGCGCGCCAACTGGCCTCGCCTTTCCCTTTACTGTCAGCCATCGGCGCTAAAACAAGTAAAATAGAAATAGGTACGGGTGTGATTGATATGCGTTATGAGAACCCCATGTACATGGTAGAAGATGCCGGCGCTGCCGATCTGATCTCAGGCGGCAGGCTACAACTGGGAATTAGCCGGGGTTCGCCGGAACAAGTGATTGATGGCTGGCGTTATTTTGGTTATGAACCGGAAGAAGGGGAGACTGACGCTGACATGGGGCGGCGCAAAGCGTTGGAATTTTTGGATATGTTGAGAGGGGAGGGCTTTGCTCAACCCAACCCATACCCCATGTTTCCAAATCCACCGGGTTTACTGCGGGTGGAGCCTCATTCAGAAGGACTGCTTGAGCGTATATGGTGGGGAGCCGGTTCTAACGCCACTGCCGTTTGGGCGGCAGAGAATGGCATGTTTCTCCAAAGTTCTACTTTAAAAGATGACGAAAGCGGGAAGCCTTTCCACATTCAGCAGGCCGAGCAGATCAGGCTATACAAAGAAGCCTGGAAGGCAGCAGGGCACCAGCGGGAGCCAAGGGTATCTGTAAGCCGTTCTATATTTGCCTTAGTAACCGATAATGACCGGTATTATTTCGGGCAGCAGGGGAAAAGTGCCGATACTTTTGGATTCATTGAAGCCAATAAGCGGGCTGTTTTTGGCAGGAGTTATGCGGCAGAGCCGGATGAACTCATCAAACAACTGGCTCAGGACGAGGCCATCAAAGAGGCAGACACCTTATTGCTGACCATACCCAACACTTTGGGGGTAGATTATAATGTTCATGTGTTATCTGCTATTTTGGAGCATGTGGCACCTGCATTAGGCTGGCGGTAG
- a CDS encoding MFS transporter, whose amino-acid sequence MSFGFLGIQFGFALQNGNASRILQTFGADVEHLSLFWLAAPVTGMIIQPIIGHYSDRTWNRLGRRKPYFLAGGILAAIALVLMPNSSLLLFLPPLLVGAGMLMLMDATFNVAMEPFRALVADNLPDSQRGLGFSVQTFLIGVGAVLGSWLPYVFSSYFGVAKTAPQGHIPDNVLFSFYTGAAVLVLSLVYTMVTTKEYPPEVYEHFSREATEEHQGGLLTIFKDLAHVPRTMRQLGLVQFFSWFALFSMWVFMAPAVAEHIYHVKPGDTTSAKFADAGNWVGICFGVYNGISAVYALFLPAIARVTGRRAAHAFSLAAGGVGLLSVFFIHNANWLLLPMLGIGLAWGSILAMPYAILSGAIPAKKMGVYMGIFNLFITLPQIVNGFFGGWVVKTIFGGQAIYAIVLAGLFMFCGAVSVLYVHDEHDDKFSNNQLPV is encoded by the coding sequence ATGAGCTTTGGTTTTCTGGGCATACAATTTGGCTTTGCCCTGCAGAACGGCAATGCCTCGCGCATCCTGCAAACTTTTGGCGCCGATGTAGAGCATCTGTCGTTATTCTGGCTGGCAGCGCCGGTAACAGGCATGATCATTCAGCCCATTATTGGTCATTATAGTGATCGTACGTGGAACCGTTTGGGCAGGCGTAAACCTTACTTTCTGGCTGGTGGCATACTGGCAGCTATTGCTTTGGTGCTAATGCCCAACTCGTCTTTGTTGTTGTTTTTGCCGCCGTTGCTGGTAGGAGCCGGCATGCTAATGCTGATGGACGCCACCTTTAACGTGGCGATGGAACCGTTCAGGGCGCTGGTGGCAGATAATCTGCCCGATAGCCAGCGAGGGTTGGGCTTTTCTGTGCAAACGTTTTTAATTGGCGTAGGGGCGGTGTTGGGGTCGTGGTTGCCTTATGTTTTTTCGTCATACTTCGGCGTTGCCAAAACGGCGCCGCAGGGGCATATTCCAGATAACGTACTGTTCTCTTTCTATACCGGTGCCGCTGTGCTGGTGCTGAGCCTCGTGTATACCATGGTTACCACCAAAGAGTATCCTCCGGAGGTTTACGAGCACTTTAGTCGGGAAGCAACCGAAGAACATCAGGGCGGGCTGCTCACCATCTTTAAAGACCTGGCACATGTGCCCCGCACCATGCGTCAGTTAGGGCTGGTGCAGTTTTTCTCGTGGTTTGCCCTGTTCTCTATGTGGGTATTTATGGCGCCAGCCGTGGCCGAGCATATTTACCACGTAAAACCCGGCGATACCACCTCAGCCAAGTTTGCCGATGCCGGTAACTGGGTGGGGATTTGTTTTGGTGTCTATAATGGAATTTCGGCTGTTTATGCATTGTTTTTGCCCGCAATAGCGCGGGTTACCGGTCGCAGGGCGGCGCATGCTTTTTCGCTTGCTGCGGGTGGGGTAGGGCTGTTGTCGGTGTTCTTTATCCATAATGCCAACTGGCTACTATTGCCGATGCTGGGTATTGGCCTGGCCTGGGGCAGCATTTTGGCCATGCCTTATGCCATACTTTCTGGCGCTATCCCAGCCAAAAAGATGGGCGTTTACATGGGCATCTTTAACCTGTTCATCACCCTGCCGCAAATAGTAAACGGCTTTTTCGGGGGATGGGTAGTGAAAACCATCTTCGGCGGACAGGCCATCTACGCCATTGTGCTGGCCGGCCTGTTTATGTTCTGCGGCGCGGTGTCTGTGCTTTATGTGCATGACGAGCACGATGATAAGTTTAGCAATAATCAATTACCGGTTTAA
- the msrA gene encoding peptide-methionine (S)-S-oxide reductase MsrA, translated as MQTEKAILAGGCFWGVEELIRQQPGVISTVVGYTGGDVPNATYRNHGTHAEGIAITFDPSVLSYRKLLEYFFQIHDPTTRNRQGNDIGTSYRSAIFYLNEAQKDTAIQLITEMEASGKWPGKIVTEVVPAGDFWDAEEEHQDYLQKQPWGYTCHFERPEWTL; from the coding sequence ATGCAAACTGAAAAAGCAATTTTAGCCGGAGGATGCTTCTGGGGCGTAGAAGAACTGATCCGCCAGCAACCTGGGGTAATCTCTACCGTGGTGGGTTATACCGGCGGTGATGTACCAAATGCAACTTACCGTAATCACGGAACGCATGCAGAAGGGATTGCCATAACTTTTGATCCGTCTGTATTATCTTATCGTAAGCTGCTGGAGTATTTTTTTCAGATCCATGATCCTACCACACGTAACCGTCAGGGAAATGATATTGGCACCTCATACCGCTCGGCAATCTTCTATCTGAATGAAGCACAGAAAGATACCGCCATTCAATTGATTACTGAAATGGAAGCTTCGGGCAAATGGCCCGGTAAGATAGTTACAGAAGTAGTACCTGCCGGCGATTTCTGGGATGCAGAAGAAGAACACCAGGATTACCTGCAGAAACAACCTTGGGGTTATACCTGCCACTTTGAACGACCAGAATGGACGTTATAA
- a CDS encoding SusE domain-containing protein, translating to MKTILNKFLAAGSIALLIMASCKKDEMKVTATSGTAGTLSANSTTVVLVKAKAADTATVVSFKFSKADYGFSAAVTNTLQIDATADNWASPQSVTLLANTYSQGFSTNDFNSLLLRLNLPTGKASQISARIMYSASSSIKTVYSNVVTLTVTPYALISYIYAPGMMQNTDATLQWQPTTADSLVSATGNGIYTGYLHFSAGDQFKFTPAKSWSTSYGDAGSGKISLSSGTNLTAPGAGLYQVTVDLNANTVTYTKFEHLWSVIGDGAQGWNPGNDVDLTFSINANAYQVTTALVKTGAIKFRADHDWALSYGDVSPVNGQLTSSNGGNIAVPANGNYLISLSFGNPIAPTYTLVKK from the coding sequence ATGAAGACGATTTTAAATAAGTTTTTAGCCGCCGGCAGCATAGCGCTGCTCATCATGGCATCTTGCAAAAAAGATGAAATGAAGGTTACGGCCACAAGTGGTACGGCGGGTACGTTAAGCGCTAATAGCACTACGGTGGTGTTAGTCAAAGCAAAGGCTGCGGATACCGCCACCGTTGTCAGCTTCAAATTCAGCAAGGCCGATTATGGCTTTAGCGCAGCAGTAACCAATACCCTGCAAATTGATGCTACGGCCGATAACTGGGCCAGCCCGCAGTCGGTCACCTTATTGGCCAACACCTATAGCCAGGGCTTTTCTACTAATGATTTTAACAGCCTGCTGTTAAGGCTCAACTTGCCTACCGGTAAAGCATCGCAAATCTCTGCCCGTATTATGTATAGCGCCAGCAGCAGTATTAAAACGGTTTACAGCAACGTAGTTACGCTAACTGTTACGCCCTACGCGCTCATCTCTTACATCTACGCGCCGGGTATGATGCAAAACACCGATGCAACGCTACAATGGCAGCCTACTACGGCAGATAGTTTGGTATCAGCAACCGGTAACGGTATATATACCGGTTACCTGCATTTCTCTGCCGGCGATCAGTTCAAATTTACGCCTGCCAAATCATGGAGTACATCTTATGGCGATGCTGGTAGCGGTAAGATCAGTTTATCATCTGGCACTAACCTTACTGCTCCGGGGGCTGGTCTGTACCAGGTTACAGTGGATCTGAATGCCAATACGGTTACCTACACCAAGTTTGAGCACTTGTGGAGCGTAATTGGCGACGGCGCCCAGGGCTGGAACCCCGGGAACGATGTGGACTTGACGTTCAGCATCAATGCCAACGCTTACCAGGTTACAACGGCATTGGTTAAAACCGGGGCCATTAAATTCAGGGCAGACCATGACTGGGCTTTGAGCTATGGCGATGTATCGCCGGTGAACGGTCAGCTAACCAGCAGCAACGGTGGCAATATTGCGGTACCTGCAAATGGTAACTATCTGATTTCACTCAGCTTTGGCAACCCTATAGCTCCTACATACACCCTTGTAAAAAAATAA
- a CDS encoding alpha-amylase family glycosyl hydrolase: MKRLLLLITSIAMLGTACSKKSMDVSPDNGTNGTTTITNGKPLPSGANDGVTFINSGTSVIFNLYAPGKASVSVIGEFNNWQPTTMNQTPDGTRWWVQIDNIDPNKEYAYQYLINGSLKVGDPYCEKVLDPDNDKNIPASVYPNLKAYPTGQTGIVSVMQANQPAYTWKNTGFTRPDPKKLVIYELHVRDFIAAHNYKTLTDTLSYLTRLGVNAIELLPINEFEGNSSWGYNPNYFFAPDKYYGTKNDLKTFIDACHGKGIAVIQDIVLEDAFGSSPMVQMYYNSAANAPSADNPWFDVKNMHPDAVGFQFNHQSVATQYFTKNVMKFWMQEYKIDGFRFDQAKGFTQTNTTDEASWAAYDASRVALWKMYNSYMKSIDPNFYVILEYFAGNQEESELVNQGMMMWSNLSTPAQQATMGYATGPVWDVSGLFYDRYGFSTAAGLIPYFESHDEERLQYKNEQYGNSSGTYNVKSQATGLARDEAGAVIMLSAPGPKMIWQFGELGYDISIDQNGRTGEKPIHWEYQQDASRAHLYSVYSKMIKWKINNAVFNTSTFSYSLDGPVKSISLSDASNNVVTVANFDVVAHNTLLLFPSTGSWYDNFSGQSINVASATNSMSLAPGEYHVYSTKPLN; the protein is encoded by the coding sequence ATGAAAAGATTGCTCTTACTAATTACCTCAATTGCTATGTTAGGTACAGCCTGCAGCAAAAAAAGCATGGATGTATCGCCCGATAATGGCACTAACGGCACTACCACCATAACCAATGGCAAGCCCTTGCCCTCTGGTGCTAACGATGGCGTAACGTTTATTAACTCAGGCACATCGGTTATTTTTAATCTTTATGCGCCGGGCAAGGCGTCGGTTAGTGTGATTGGCGAGTTTAACAACTGGCAGCCCACAACCATGAACCAAACCCCCGACGGCACACGCTGGTGGGTGCAGATCGATAACATCGACCCAAACAAAGAGTACGCTTACCAATACCTCATCAACGGTTCACTAAAAGTTGGCGATCCTTATTGCGAGAAGGTGCTTGATCCGGATAATGATAAAAATATCCCTGCAAGTGTTTATCCAAACCTCAAGGCGTATCCAACAGGGCAGACTGGTATTGTAAGCGTAATGCAGGCCAACCAGCCGGCCTATACCTGGAAAAATACGGGATTCACCCGGCCTGATCCAAAGAAACTGGTGATCTATGAGTTGCACGTGCGTGATTTTATTGCCGCACACAACTATAAAACGTTGACTGATACGCTGAGCTACCTCACTCGCTTGGGCGTTAACGCCATAGAACTGTTGCCTATAAATGAGTTTGAGGGCAATTCATCCTGGGGATATAATCCCAACTACTTTTTTGCGCCCGATAAATATTACGGTACCAAGAATGATCTGAAGACATTTATTGACGCCTGCCACGGAAAAGGCATTGCCGTAATACAGGATATTGTTTTGGAAGATGCTTTCGGTTCAAGCCCGATGGTGCAGATGTATTACAACAGCGCGGCCAATGCGCCGAGCGCAGATAATCCGTGGTTTGACGTAAAGAACATGCACCCCGACGCGGTTGGTTTTCAGTTTAATCATCAGAGCGTCGCTACCCAGTATTTTACCAAAAACGTAATGAAGTTCTGGATGCAGGAGTACAAGATTGATGGTTTCAGGTTTGATCAGGCTAAGGGGTTCACGCAAACCAACACAACCGACGAAGCCAGTTGGGCTGCTTATGATGCCAGTCGCGTGGCTTTATGGAAAATGTATAACAGTTACATGAAAAGCATCGATCCCAACTTTTACGTGATCTTAGAGTACTTTGCCGGTAACCAGGAAGAAAGCGAATTGGTGAACCAGGGTATGATGATGTGGAGCAACCTGAGCACTCCCGCCCAGCAGGCCACCATGGGCTATGCCACCGGACCGGTTTGGGACGTTTCTGGTTTGTTTTATGACCGGTACGGTTTTAGCACTGCCGCCGGCCTGATCCCTTATTTTGAAAGTCATGATGAAGAGCGCCTGCAATACAAGAATGAGCAATATGGCAACAGCTCAGGTACGTATAATGTGAAGAGCCAGGCTACGGGCCTTGCCCGCGATGAAGCCGGCGCAGTGATTATGCTATCGGCTCCCGGTCCGAAAATGATCTGGCAGTTTGGTGAATTGGGTTATGATATCAGTATAGACCAGAACGGGCGCACGGGCGAGAAACCCATCCACTGGGAATATCAGCAAGATGCCAGCCGTGCACATTTGTACAGCGTTTACTCCAAAATGATTAAATGGAAGATCAATAATGCGGTGTTCAACACATCCACGTTTAGCTATAGTTTAGACGGACCGGTAAAAAGCATCAGCCTTTCTGATGCCAGCAATAACGTGGTGACAGTAGCCAATTTTGACGTTGTTGCGCATAACACACTGTTGCTATTTCCATCAACTGGTAGCTGGTACGATAATTTTTCAGGACAGAGCATCAATGTTGCTTCGGCCACCAATAGCATGAGTTTGGCCCCGGGTGAGTATCATGTTTACAGTACAAAACCATTGAATTAA